In Aliamphritea ceti, a single window of DNA contains:
- a CDS encoding amidohydrolase yields MANFAFINGEVITVDAQDRICSALLVTGKHISAVGDDAEILAQVDNHQVIDLQGRTLMPGFIDAHNHLTHQGAAFATVDFGYPAVSSIEDLRNAVREAAENCAPGKWIRGWGMNYEKFADGRLPTRWDLDDISPEHPVCIVHVSGHNVLVNSLALELAGVTDAMPDPAGGMFVRDEQGRITGYAYDSAQQLVIPTSVDVGHHGPDIGYDLPLEELVDDIDRACQAYLKVGITSVVDPQVTTREMPGYMAARQQGKLTIKTTCMYLSNHQNAINELGITDHIGNDLLSIGPMKYYCDGALIGGTALFYADEPQTEHGCQCNKSAGRGYTYWPDIEAFKEALIDTHSRGMQFGVHTQGDMAMDIVLDAVEEAQRRFPRSNARHRIEHCHGPTREQVGRIKRLGVIPVTQPGQVNETGDDLTSIYGERRAKRFCPLRDMLDEGVPAVISTDAFVQSYKPFDAISAAVNRLSLTGRDMGEGQRISVLEAIRSYTWNAAYSVYHETRKGSLEVGKLADLAVIDAAFLSVPVEDISQQEIYMTLSNGEIVYRK; encoded by the coding sequence ATGGCCAATTTTGCTTTTATTAACGGTGAAGTGATTACCGTTGATGCGCAGGATCGAATCTGTTCTGCGCTGCTGGTCACTGGAAAGCACATTTCCGCTGTCGGCGACGATGCAGAAATACTGGCGCAGGTAGATAACCATCAGGTGATCGACTTACAGGGGCGTACCCTGATGCCGGGTTTCATTGATGCACATAACCATCTGACCCATCAGGGGGCTGCGTTCGCAACGGTGGACTTTGGTTACCCTGCTGTTTCGTCAATTGAAGATTTACGTAATGCCGTTCGTGAAGCGGCAGAGAACTGCGCGCCGGGTAAGTGGATTCGTGGTTGGGGTATGAACTACGAAAAGTTTGCTGACGGCCGGTTGCCAACCCGCTGGGACCTGGATGATATTTCTCCTGAGCATCCGGTATGTATCGTTCACGTCAGCGGTCATAACGTATTGGTGAACAGTCTGGCTCTGGAGCTTGCTGGAGTCACGGATGCAATGCCTGACCCTGCCGGCGGTATGTTTGTTCGCGATGAGCAGGGACGGATCACTGGTTATGCCTATGACAGCGCGCAGCAGCTTGTCATTCCGACCAGTGTAGACGTAGGACATCATGGTCCGGATATCGGCTATGACCTGCCATTAGAAGAGCTGGTAGATGATATTGACCGTGCCTGTCAGGCCTATCTGAAAGTCGGTATTACGTCTGTAGTAGACCCGCAGGTAACCACCCGTGAGATGCCTGGCTATATGGCTGCCCGTCAGCAAGGCAAGCTGACCATTAAAACTACCTGTATGTACCTGTCGAATCATCAGAATGCGATTAATGAGCTGGGTATCACCGATCATATTGGCAACGATCTGCTGTCTATCGGGCCGATGAAGTATTACTGCGACGGTGCGCTAATTGGTGGTACAGCGTTGTTCTACGCAGACGAGCCGCAGACGGAACATGGTTGCCAGTGCAACAAGAGCGCCGGCAGAGGTTACACCTACTGGCCCGATATCGAAGCGTTTAAAGAAGCATTGATTGATACCCATAGCCGGGGCATGCAGTTCGGTGTGCATACCCAGGGAGATATGGCGATGGATATCGTACTCGATGCGGTTGAAGAAGCGCAGCGACGCTTCCCGCGGAGTAATGCCCGTCACCGTATTGAACACTGTCATGGGCCAACCCGCGAACAGGTTGGCCGTATCAAACGTCTGGGCGTTATTCCGGTGACTCAGCCAGGTCAGGTGAATGAAACCGGCGATGATCTGACAAGTATTTACGGCGAGCGGCGGGCGAAGCGTTTTTGTCCATTGCGCGACATGCTGGATGAGGGTGTACCTGCGGTCATCAGTACCGATGCCTTCGTTCAGTCGTATAAGCCTTTTGATGCCATCAGCGCAGCTGTAAACCGACTCAGTCTGACGGGCCGGGATATGGGGGAAGGCCAGCGTATCTCAGTTCTGGAAGCGATACGCTCCTATACCTGGAATGCCGCGTACTCGGTGTATCACGAAACCCGTAAGGGGTCGCTGGAAGTAGGGAAACTGGCCGATTTAGCTGTGATCGATGCGGCTTTTCTGAGTGTGCCCGTTGAG